The genome window TCCGAGGGGCCTCTCGACATGCGCCTGTCCCCCGACAATCCCCTGACCGCGGAGATGATCGTCAACCGCTGGCCCGAGGAGCAGCTGGCCCTGCTCCTGCGCGAATTCGGGGAGGAGCCGCGGGCCCTCAGGATCGCCAGAGCCATCGTGGCGCGGCGCGAGAAGACTCCCTTCACGACCACGACCGACCTGGCCCTCCATCTGGAAAGACTGCTTCCCGGGGGACGTATTCATCCGGCCACAAGGACGTTCATGGCCCTGCGCATCGCCGTCAACGCGGAGCTGGAGAACCTCACCCGCGGGCTCGAGGGCGTGGTGCCCCTTCTGCAGCAGGGAGGGCGCTTGGCCGTGATCAGCTTCCACTCCTTGGAGGACCGCATCGTCAAAACCCTGTTTTCGGAGTTCGTATCCAGAGGGCAGTGCCGCTTCATCGTCAAGGGCGCCGTAGCGCCCGCGAGCCAAGAGGTCGCGCGCAATCCGCGCGCCCGCAGCGCCAAGCTCAGGATCGTGGAAAAGGCATGAACGGGGAGGGCCATAATATGAAGCACAATCCCATGCTGAACTGCGGCACGGTCAATTTCCTGGCGGACCGCCGCCAAGCCATCGGCCTCACGGCCCTGCCCGCGGCCTGGTCGCGCGGCTACGTCTGGCACAGGATTTTTCTCAGAGGCAAGGGGCAGAAGCGGGATTTGTAGCGGCTTTAGGTGAGCGCCCACTCGGCGGGGCGCTCACCGTCGTTTGGCAGCGCGCCCACTCGGCGGGGCGCCTGCCTTGATTTGAAAGAAGAAAATAATTAAGTGATATAATCGGACGCTCCAATGACAGGGAAACCCGCGAAAAAGAGGACGGCCAAGATCGTGTCGGGCGGCTTTTTAATCCTAATCTTGGCGTGGCAGCACATTCAAGCCACTCGGCTGGGCTACCAAGTCGAGAAATCCAGGCAGGAGATACACAAGCTGCGGGGGAAAACAGGATTGCTTCAAATGGAGCTCGAGACAAGCCTCTCTCCGTCCCAGTTGGCGTCCAAGGCCAAAAACAGGCTCGGGATGTTCCCGGCCGCTCCAGAGTCCCTGCGCATCCTCGAGGCTCCGCTGTCTAGCACGCCGCAGGAGACGGTCCTCAAGCGCTGGATATCCCGGGCCTTGTTCATGGTCCGCCTGGCCTGACAAGACCCCGAATTCATGGATACCAGGCTGCGCCTGAATATTGCGGCGTGCTTGGCTCTCCTGCCCCTCTTGCCCTTGAGCCTGCGCCTGGCGCATCTGCAAATCATGCAGCACCAGAGCCTCGAGAGCATGGCCAGGGGGGAATTCAATCGGAGCTCGGTGGAAATCCTGCCGCGCAGCGATATCCTGGACCGAAACGGCAACATATTGGCCCAGTCCGTCCTGGTTTGGTCCTGCTTCCTCGATAAGAAGATGATCAAGAAGCCAGCGGCCTTGGCGGCCCGTCTGGCCCCTCTCATCGGCATGCCGGAAAGCGAGATATTGAATCAATACAAGCTCCAGGTTCGCTTCGTGCGCTTGAGCGACCGACTAAGCTTCGACCAAGCCTCAGCCGTCACGGCGGCCCGCATCGAGGGAGTCGGGCTTTCCTCCAAACAGGAGCGTTTCTACCCCAACGGCGGCCTTGCCAGAAGCCTCTTGGGCCAGGTCAACAGCGAAGGATACGGGCTTTCGGGAATCGAGCTCTCTCTTAACGAGAAGCTCCTGGGAAAAGCCCGCAAGTTCAAGATCATCAGGGACGGCTCCGGGCGCACCATCCACAAGGAAACCGAGCAGGATCCAGCACCCCCGGAGCCCTTGAGCCTCACCATCGACCGCAACATCCAATTCTACGCCGAGCAGGCCCTTCAGGAAGCCGCGGAACAGTTTTCCATCAAGAGCGGGGTGGTGGCGGTCCAGGACCCCAACAACGGGGAGATCCTGGCCATGGCCGCCTACCCCGAGAATCCCCTCAGGAACTCCCTCGTCCAGGATTCCTATGAGCCGGGCTCCACCTTCAAAATCGTCGCGGCTGCCGCGGCTCTTGAGGAGGAGGTGGTCAACCTTGATGAGACTTTTTTCTGCGAAAACGGCTCCTATCAAATCGCTCCCGGGGTCGTGATCCATGACCACGAGCCCGCCGGAAGCCTGAGCCTGGCGCAAATCCTGGAGAAATCCTCCAACATAGGCATGGCCAAGGTCGCGGCCCGGCTGGGAGCGGTCCGTTTCTACCGCTACGTGAGGGCCTTCGGCTTCTCCAACAAGACCGGAGTTTCCCTTCCCGGGGAAACCGGGGGCATGATGAAGCCCCTGCCCTCCCTCGGCCACCCGGTCAATCTCGCCACCGCCTCCTACGGCTACGGGATCGGCGTGAGCCCACTTCAGATGCTCGACGCCTACAGCGCGGTGGCCAACGGCGGGACCCTATGGGAACCCCTCCTCGTTAAGAACTCCAAGCCCTCCCGCGTCAGACGCCTGGCCTCCCCCAAGACAATGGAAACCCTCTCGCGCATGCTCGAGACAATCGTGCGCCAAGGCACCGGCGTGACCGCCCAGATTCCGGGATACCGCGTGGCCGGCAAGACGGGAACCGCGCGCAAACTCGACCCAGAAACGAAAAAATATTCCATGACCCAATACAACGCTTCCTTCGTCGGGTTTCTCCCGGCCGGGAAGCCCTCCTGGACCGTCCTCGTCGTCATCGAGGATCCCAAGGGGCTTTACTACGGCGCCCAGGTAGCGGCACCCGTGTTCGCCAAGCTGGGCAAACGCCTCCTCGCCCTCAAGGGAATCTCCAGGCAGATATGACGCGGCCCCTTAAGGAGCTCCTGCGCGGCGCCGAAGTCCTGGCTCTCAGCGGCCGGGAGGACGCCGCTATCTCGGGTCTGCGCCATGATTCCAGGCAGGTCCAGCGCGGAGAGCTTTTCTTCGCCCTGCCCGGAGTCAAGACGGACGGGAACCGCCACCTCAAGGAGGCCATAGAGCGCGGCGCGGCCGCGATAGTAAGCGAACTGGCGGCTCCCCCGGCCCCGCTCCAAATCCCGGCCGCCTGGATCCAAGTCCGGGACATCGCCGCGGCCATGGGCAAGATCTCGGATCTCTTTTTCGGCCATCCCTCCGGGGCCATGTCCGTCTTCGGGGTCACGGGAACCAACGGAAAAACCACGACCACCTACTTCCTTGAGTCCATCGTGCGGGCCTGCGGCGGCGTTCCCGCCGTGGTTGGAACGGTGGACTACCGGATGGGGGGAAAAACCCTACAAAAAGCCCCCAACACGACTCCCGTTTCCTTGGAGCTCCTGCGCCTCCTCGCCGGCTTCCGCGAGGCCGGCGCCACCCACGCCGCCCTAGAGGTTTCCTCCCACGCCCTGGCCTTGAAGCGCGTCGAGGAGGTGGACTTCGACGCCGCGATCTTCACCAACCTCAAGCGCGACCATCTGGATTTCCACAAGTCCATCGAGGAATACTTCCGCGCCAAGGCGCGCCTCTTCGAGCTTCTGGTCAAAGCCTCCTCTTCCAAGCGCAGGCGCTTGGCCGTGCTCAACGCCGACGATCCCCGCGGCACTCCCTTGAAGGACCTCTGCCGGGGAGCGGAAATCATTCTCTACGGATTGAAAAATTCAGCTGAAGTGCGTGCCGAGAATCTGGCCCTCTCCATGGAAGGATCTTCCTTTGATCTCGTGTTTCGCGGCAGGAAGCTCCGCGCCCGGGTTTCCCTTTTAGGCGAGCACAATCTGCGCAACGCACTGGCCGCGGCGGCGGCCGCCCTGGGGCTCGGCCTGCCCGAGGAAGGGGTGCTCGAGGGCCTGCGCGCGCTCAAGCGGGTGCCGGGGCGGCTGGAGTCCGTCGCGGCCGGCCAAGACTTCCACGTCCTGGTCGATTACGCCCACACCGACAGCGCCATGGAAACGGTCCTCGACTGCCTGCGCCGGCTTCCCCACAGAAAGATCATCTCCGTCTTCGGCTGCGGGGGGGACCGGGACCGCGGCAAGCGCGGACCCACCGGAGCCGCGGCTTGCCGCTTGAGCGATCTGGCCGTCATCACCAGCGACAACCCCCGCGGCGAGGACCCCTTGCGCATCATCGCCGACATTGTCGAGGGCATCAAGACAGCGGGCCTTAAAAATTATAAGATTCTCCCGGAGCGAGAAAAGGCCATCGAGGAAGCCATCGCCGAGGCCGGGCCGGGAGACATAGTCCTCCTCGCCGGCAAGGGTCATGAGGAGTGCCAAATCCTCAAGGATCGAACCATTTTCTTCGACGACCGAGTAGCGGCCCGCGAGGCTCTAGAGAAAAAGCTGCGATGAATTTGAACATGACGTGGGCGGAGCTGGCCAGGGGGGCGGGAGGGCTGCTCACCCACGGCGGCGCGCAGGATCTGGTGGACTGCCTTTCCACGGACACCCGATCCCTCAAGACCGGCCAAGCCTTTTGGGCCTTGAAAGGCCCGCGCTTCGACGCCCACGACCTCCTGAGCCCGGAGCTGGCGCGGGTCTGCCCGGGGTGGGTGATCGAGAAAGACAGGCTCCCGGACAGCGCCCCGCGCCCCGCCCACGTGGTGGAGGTTCCCAACACCCTCAAGGCCTTGGCCGCCCTGGCGGCCCAACACCGGCGCCGCTTCGACATCCCGGTCGTGGGCATCACCGGCTCCAACGGAAAGACCACGACCAAGGAAATGCTCAAGAGCATCTGCCTCCAAGTGGGTCCCTCCTGCGCCAATCCGGGGAATTGGAACAACCAGGTGGGGGTTCCCCTGTCCGTGCTCGAGCTCGGCTGCGAGCATCGCTACGGCATCTTCGAGCTGGCCGACTCGCGCCCGGGAGACATCGCGGAGGTCGCGCGGGTGGCCCAGCCGAGCCTGGCCGTTCTCACCAACATCGGCCCGGACCACCTCGAATTCTACGGAAGCCTCGACCAGAATTTCAAGACGAAATCGGAGCTCGTCGAAAGCCTTCCCGAGGAGGGCAGGGCCGTCATCAACATCGACGACCGCTGGCTGGCGGGCTTGGAGCCGCGGCTCGGGGCCAGGGCCATCACTTTCGGGATGAGCCCGCGGGCCAGGATCTATTTCGCTGGCCCCGATGAACTCGTGGTCGACCGCCACAAGACCCGTGTTCGGCTCAGGGCCTTCGGAACCCTTAGCCGCTACAACGCGGCCGCGGCCGCGGCCGCGGCCTGGGCTTTAGGCATAGACGCGGAGAAAATCCGCTTGGGTCTCGAGAGCTATGTCCCCTCCGCCATGCGACTGGAGCGCCTGAGCCACCCCTCTGGCAGCGAGATAGTCCTCGACGCCTACAACGCCAACCCGGCCTCGATGCGCGCGGCCGTCGAAGCCTTCTGCGACGAGTTCAAATCCCGCGATAAAATCCTGGTTTTGGGCGACATGAAAGAGCTGGGCCCCCAGTCAGGCGCCTTCCACGCGGAGTTGGGGGAGTGGCTCGCCGAGCTCCCGCTGGCCGGAGTCTACCTGGCGGGTCCGGAGATGGCGGCCGCGCGGATCGCCCTGGAGCGCAAGGCGCCGGGATTCGCGTTCCGCTACGCCCTGGATCCCCTGGCTTGGACCGATGACCTGCGCCGGCGGCTCGACGCCCGGACCGCGGTGTTTTTCAAAGCCTCCCGAGTCATGAAATTCGAATCCATCCTGGACTCCCTCTCATGCTCTATTACCTAGCCCGCTACAAGGAGCTCGGCGGCGCCTTCAACATCTTCCAGTACATCACCTTCCGCGCCGGAGGCGCCGCCTTGACCGCTCTCTTGGCCTCCCTCCTGATAGGGCCTTCCCTCATCGAAAGCCTGCGCCGGCACAAAATCGGACAGATTCAGCGCCGGGACGGGCCCAAGAGCCACCTGGGCAAGCAGGGCACCCCCACCATGGGCGGGCTTCTCATTTTCTTCACCTTGGTTTCGAGCGCGCTCCTCTGGATGCGCTGGGACAACCGCTTCCTGTGGCTGCTCATGGGCGTGGTCTTCCTGCTCACTGCCGTGGGTTTTTGGGACGACTACCAGAAGCTGGTCCTGAAAAACTCGGCCGGCATCTCATCCCGGACCAAGTTCGCGGTTCAGATCGCCGTGGCCCTGGGCGTGGTCCTGTACCTGGCCGTGCGGCCTCCCAACGGCATGTTCCCGTCTCATTTGAACCTTCCCTACACCAAGGAGCTGTTCTGGGACCTGGGGCCCGCCTACTTCGTGTTCGCGGCCCTGATGATCGTGGGAGCTTCCAACGCGGTCAACCTGACCGACGGCCTCGATGGGCTGGCCTGCGGAAGCCTCATCTTCTGCGCCATAGCCTACGGGGTCTTCGCCTACGCGGCGGGCAACGCGAAGTTCGCCTCTTACCTCAGGATCATCCCGGTGGAGGGAGCGGGGGAGATCACCGTGTTCCTGGCGGCCCTGGTGGGCTCCTGCCTGGGGTTCCTGTGGTACAACGCCTACCCCGCCGAGATGTTCATGGGCGACACCGGCTCCCTGTTCCTGGGAGGAATCATCGCCACCGTGGCCCTTTGCGTCAAGGCCGAGCTCATGCTGCCCATCATCGGCGGGATTTTCGTCCTCGAAACATTGTCCGTCATCCTGCAAATGTCCTCCTATAAGCTGCGCAAGGGAAAACGGATTTTTCGCATGGCGCCCCTGCACCATCACTTCGAGCTCTCCGGGATCTCCGAGCCCAAGGTCACCGTAAGATTCTGGATCGGCGGCATCGTCTTGATGCTTCTGGCCCTAGCCTCCTTGAAAATCCGCTGATGGAGCGCTTCGAGCCCGGGGCCTTCAAGGGCCGCAAGGCCGGGGTTCTGGGCTTGGGACGCTCTGGCACCGCCTGCGCCAAGCTACTGCTCTCAAAAGGCTTCTCGGTTTTCGCCAGCGACTCGCGCCCAGCCCCCGAGCTAAAAGCCATGCTAGGGCGCGCCCCCAAAAGACTAGATTGGGAAGGGGGCCGGCACAGCCGCAAGCTGCTCCAATGCGCCTTCGTGGTAAAGAGCCCCGGCTTGAGTCCGGACCTTCCCATCCTGAGCCGCCTGCGCGATGCTCGCGTCCCGGTCTACAGCGAACTGGAGGTAGCGTTGGCCTTCTGCAAGGCTCGGGACATCGTGGCCGTCACTGGCACCAACGGCAAAACGACCACGACGACCCTCACCGGGGAAGTATTCCGCCAGGCCCTGCCGCGCGGGCGCCGGGCCGCGGTGTGCGGCAACATCGGCATCCCCTTTTCCGAGGCCGCCCCAAAACTGGGCGCAAAGGACTGCCTCGTCGCGGAAGTCTCGAGCTACCAGTTGGAGGACAGCCGCCATTTTCGGCCGCGCGCCGCTGCCATCCTCAACATCACCCCCGACCACCTCGACCACCACGGAGGGATGGACCGGTATCTCTCGGCCAAGGCCAGGATTTTCCAGGAGCAGTCCGCCTCCGATCTATGCGTTTTCAACGCCGAGGATCCCCTCTGCCTCAAGATGTCCCGGGACTGCCCGGCAAAAAAACTCTACTTCGGCTTGACTCCCCAGCCCTTCATCCACGCCTGGATGAGCCGGGGCAAGATAAGGATCCGGCTTCCGGGAAGCCGGAGGGAACTCTCGCTCTCGCCCCCGGCTTTGCCCGGGCGGCACAATCTCGAAAACGCCATGGCCTCGGCCCTCCTGGCCTTGGGCCTGGATCTTGAGCTACCCAAGATACAGAAGGCCTTCACAGCCTTCCGCGGCGTGGAGCACCGCCTGGAGGACTTGGGGCTCCTGGGGGGCCTGCGCTGCCTCAACGATTCCAAGGCCACGAACGTGGACTCCACCATGGTGGCGCTCAAGTCCCTCGAGTCAGTGGGAAATCGCGTCTTCCTGATCCTGGGCGGCCTGCACAAGGGCAGTTCCTACAAGCCCTTGGCCCCTTTCATCGCCAAGAGCGCCAAGGCGATTCTCACCATCGGCAGCGCCGCGGCGAAAATCGAGGAGGATCTGCGGGGAACCAAGCCCCTACTGCCCTGCTCCGACCTGGAAACCGCCGTGGAGACCGCCTTCCAGGTGGCCTCCCCTGGGGACGTCCTGCTGCTCTCCCCGGCCTGCGCCTCCTTTGATCAGTTCAAGAATTTCGAGGAGAGGGGAAGTCGCTTCAAGGCCCTGGTCCGGGCCAGAGCCAAAACCCATGGTGTTCAGAAAAAGAAATAGCCTCGATTACACCTTGCTCGCGGCCACCATGGCCCTGGTCTGCTGGGGCCTGGTCATGGTGTATTCCGCCAGCGCCATTTGGGCCGAGCAGAATATGGGAAATCCCCTCTATTTCTTCAAGCGCCAAATGATCTCTGCCGCGGCGGGACTGGCGCTGATGGCGGCCGTAAGCCGCTTCAATTACAACCGCCTCATGGACTGGGTTTTTCCCTTGATGGCCGCGACGACCCTGGCTCTCGTGGTCGTGCTCTTTTGCCCCGCCGTAGCCGGGGTCAAGCGCTGGATCAGGATCGGCCCTCTGGGCCTCCAGCCGGCGGAGTTCGCCAAGCTCACGGCCGCGATTTACCTGGCCAGCTACCTGGACCGCAAGAAAAGCAAGATCGGATCGCCGGTTTGGGGCCTCGCGGTTCCCATAGGAGCGGTCTCAGCTTTGTGGTTCCTCATATCGCGCGAGCCCGACCTCGGCACTCCCGTGCTCATGTTCTCGGTAACGATCCTCGTCCTCTTCATCGGGGGAAGCCGCGTCCAATATCTGTTGGCGGCCATTCTGGCCGCGCTCCC of Elusimicrobiota bacterium contains these proteins:
- the rsmH gene encoding 16S rRNA (cytosine(1402)-N(4))-methyltransferase RsmH; the protein is MEPSRSYKHEPVLVAEALEGLVTDPGGLYVDATLGLGGHSEAILRRLEPQGKLLGVDLDPEALLHAEGRLKAIAPGQFMSARGNFRNLGDILHAQKFFPVAGILMDLGVSSLHFDKPERGFSFSSEGPLDMRLSPDNPLTAEMIVNRWPEEQLALLLREFGEEPRALRIARAIVARREKTPFTTTTDLALHLERLLPGGRIHPATRTFMALRIAVNAELENLTRGLEGVVPLLQQGGRLAVISFHSLEDRIVKTLFSEFVSRGQCRFIVKGAVAPASQEVARNPRARSAKLRIVEKA
- the ftsW gene encoding putative lipid II flippase FtsW codes for the protein MVFRKRNSLDYTLLAATMALVCWGLVMVYSASAIWAEQNMGNPLYFFKRQMISAAAGLALMAAVSRFNYNRLMDWVFPLMAATTLALVVVLFCPAVAGVKRWIRIGPLGLQPAEFAKLTAAIYLASYLDRKKSKIGSPVWGLAVPIGAVSALWFLISREPDLGTPVLMFSVTILVLFIGGSRVQYLLAAILAALPIVAYELIKYPYRRARLFNFLTPFKDARGAGYQLAQSILAVGSGGWFGKGLGASKLKLMYLPTPHTDFIFPVICEELGLLGALTMLGFFAMILVRGARIARSAPNLFGTLLACGITFTLCLQAFFNVGMSIGLLPTKGIPLPFISYGRSSLLTSLIGIGILLNISRQSAPWEPPQRH
- a CDS encoding phospho-N-acetylmuramoyl-pentapeptide-transferase, coding for MLYYLARYKELGGAFNIFQYITFRAGGAALTALLASLLIGPSLIESLRRHKIGQIQRRDGPKSHLGKQGTPTMGGLLIFFTLVSSALLWMRWDNRFLWLLMGVVFLLTAVGFWDDYQKLVLKNSAGISSRTKFAVQIAVALGVVLYLAVRPPNGMFPSHLNLPYTKELFWDLGPAYFVFAALMIVGASNAVNLTDGLDGLACGSLIFCAIAYGVFAYAAGNAKFASYLRIIPVEGAGEITVFLAALVGSCLGFLWYNAYPAEMFMGDTGSLFLGGIIATVALCVKAELMLPIIGGIFVLETLSVILQMSSYKLRKGKRIFRMAPLHHHFELSGISEPKVTVRFWIGGIVLMLLALASLKIR
- a CDS encoding UDP-N-acetylmuramoyl-tripeptide--D-alanyl-D-alanine ligase, giving the protein MTWAELARGAGGLLTHGGAQDLVDCLSTDTRSLKTGQAFWALKGPRFDAHDLLSPELARVCPGWVIEKDRLPDSAPRPAHVVEVPNTLKALAALAAQHRRRFDIPVVGITGSNGKTTTKEMLKSICLQVGPSCANPGNWNNQVGVPLSVLELGCEHRYGIFELADSRPGDIAEVARVAQPSLAVLTNIGPDHLEFYGSLDQNFKTKSELVESLPEEGRAVINIDDRWLAGLEPRLGARAITFGMSPRARIYFAGPDELVVDRHKTRVRLRAFGTLSRYNAAAAAAAAWALGIDAEKIRLGLESYVPSAMRLERLSHPSGSEIVLDAYNANPASMRAAVEAFCDEFKSRDKILVLGDMKELGPQSGAFHAELGEWLAELPLAGVYLAGPEMAAARIALERKAPGFAFRYALDPLAWTDDLRRRLDARTAVFFKASRVMKFESILDSLSCSIT
- a CDS encoding UDP-N-acetylmuramoyl-L-alanyl-D-glutamate--2,6-diaminopimelate ligase, which gives rise to MTRPLKELLRGAEVLALSGREDAAISGLRHDSRQVQRGELFFALPGVKTDGNRHLKEAIERGAAAIVSELAAPPAPLQIPAAWIQVRDIAAAMGKISDLFFGHPSGAMSVFGVTGTNGKTTTTYFLESIVRACGGVPAVVGTVDYRMGGKTLQKAPNTTPVSLELLRLLAGFREAGATHAALEVSSHALALKRVEEVDFDAAIFTNLKRDHLDFHKSIEEYFRAKARLFELLVKASSSKRRRLAVLNADDPRGTPLKDLCRGAEIILYGLKNSAEVRAENLALSMEGSSFDLVFRGRKLRARVSLLGEHNLRNALAAAAAALGLGLPEEGVLEGLRALKRVPGRLESVAAGQDFHVLVDYAHTDSAMETVLDCLRRLPHRKIISVFGCGGDRDRGKRGPTGAAACRLSDLAVITSDNPRGEDPLRIIADIVEGIKTAGLKNYKILPEREKAIEEAIAEAGPGDIVLLAGKGHEECQILKDRTIFFDDRVAAREALEKKLR
- the murD gene encoding UDP-N-acetylmuramoyl-L-alanine--D-glutamate ligase yields the protein MERFEPGAFKGRKAGVLGLGRSGTACAKLLLSKGFSVFASDSRPAPELKAMLGRAPKRLDWEGGRHSRKLLQCAFVVKSPGLSPDLPILSRLRDARVPVYSELEVALAFCKARDIVAVTGTNGKTTTTTLTGEVFRQALPRGRRAAVCGNIGIPFSEAAPKLGAKDCLVAEVSSYQLEDSRHFRPRAAAILNITPDHLDHHGGMDRYLSAKARIFQEQSASDLCVFNAEDPLCLKMSRDCPAKKLYFGLTPQPFIHAWMSRGKIRIRLPGSRRELSLSPPALPGRHNLENAMASALLALGLDLELPKIQKAFTAFRGVEHRLEDLGLLGGLRCLNDSKATNVDSTMVALKSLESVGNRVFLILGGLHKGSSYKPLAPFIAKSAKAILTIGSAAAKIEEDLRGTKPLLPCSDLETAVETAFQVASPGDVLLLSPACASFDQFKNFEERGSRFKALVRARAKTHGVQKKK
- a CDS encoding penicillin-binding protein 2; amino-acid sequence: MDTRLRLNIAACLALLPLLPLSLRLAHLQIMQHQSLESMARGEFNRSSVEILPRSDILDRNGNILAQSVLVWSCFLDKKMIKKPAALAARLAPLIGMPESEILNQYKLQVRFVRLSDRLSFDQASAVTAARIEGVGLSSKQERFYPNGGLARSLLGQVNSEGYGLSGIELSLNEKLLGKARKFKIIRDGSGRTIHKETEQDPAPPEPLSLTIDRNIQFYAEQALQEAAEQFSIKSGVVAVQDPNNGEILAMAAYPENPLRNSLVQDSYEPGSTFKIVAAAAALEEEVVNLDETFFCENGSYQIAPGVVIHDHEPAGSLSLAQILEKSSNIGMAKVAARLGAVRFYRYVRAFGFSNKTGVSLPGETGGMMKPLPSLGHPVNLATASYGYGIGVSPLQMLDAYSAVANGGTLWEPLLVKNSKPSRVRRLASPKTMETLSRMLETIVRQGTGVTAQIPGYRVAGKTGTARKLDPETKKYSMTQYNASFVGFLPAGKPSWTVLVVIEDPKGLYYGAQVAAPVFAKLGKRLLALKGISRQI